Proteins encoded together in one Polaribacter reichenbachii window:
- a CDS encoding DUF4097 family beta strand repeat-containing protein: MKSLYLFIGLLLTINNLSAQKKVTENTSSNHINDVYVHLKFANNIIVKNWNKDEISVEATVNLDDNKHNDYFSFKAENIGDTYKIASDYGEYFKKHRSYINCNDDSNSTSKYQNIVNYVIHVPKNIKLKVKSISGDVETENFQGDLNLDLISGNITVKKHSNEMQLKTISGDIDIYIADAKLEAKTLTGGVYSDLEIDFDKHKKKGFGSKIVTTINKGTAFLKLNTISGDIYLRKI, encoded by the coding sequence ATGAAAAGTTTATACTTATTCATAGGATTGTTATTGACCATTAACAACCTATCAGCTCAAAAAAAAGTAACAGAAAACACATCTAGTAATCATATAAATGATGTTTATGTACATTTAAAATTCGCAAATAATATTATTGTAAAAAACTGGAATAAAGATGAAATTTCTGTTGAAGCAACTGTTAATTTAGATGATAACAAACACAATGATTACTTCTCTTTTAAAGCAGAAAATATTGGTGACACATATAAAATTGCATCAGATTATGGAGAATACTTTAAAAAACACAGAAGTTATATAAACTGTAATGATGATTCTAACTCAACTTCTAAATATCAGAATATTGTTAATTACGTAATACATGTACCCAAAAACATAAAATTGAAAGTTAAAAGTATTTCTGGTGATGTAGAAACCGAAAACTTTCAAGGCGATTTAAACTTAGATTTAATTAGTGGAAATATTACAGTAAAAAAGCATTCTAACGAAATGCAATTAAAAACCATTAGTGGAGATATTGATATTTATATAGCTGATGCAAAACTAGAAGCAAAAACCCTAACTGGTGGTGTTTATTCTGATTTAGAAATTGATTTTGACAAACATAAAAAGAAAGGTTTTGGTTCTAAAATTGTAACAACCATAAATAAAGGAACTGCTTTTTTAAAGCTAAATACCATTAGCGGAGATATTTATTTGCGTAAAATTTAA
- a CDS encoding HEAT repeat domain-containing protein, whose amino-acid sequence MECRDIENKLTDYLEGSLPAIEKTEVEKHLKTCANCQQELAELKSFLSVLKNDKMETPSANLKLNFDKMLALEIAKNQPKVVQLKPKPDWKSYLRVAASVLIVISAFLLGKYQSKNKSSVEKNTAQVLTLLEDNSASKRILAVNNAEEFTSKNTKIIKALINRLFFDKNTNVRLAAAEALSKFSSEELVRDALIKSLETDKNTSVQIEVISILSKIQEKRAIKPMGKMLENEETPQYVKQQIKLNLSTFL is encoded by the coding sequence ATGGAGTGTAGAGATATAGAAAATAAATTGACTGATTATTTAGAAGGTTCTTTACCAGCAATAGAAAAAACTGAAGTAGAGAAACACCTAAAAACTTGCGCAAATTGCCAGCAAGAATTAGCAGAATTAAAATCGTTTTTATCAGTATTAAAAAATGATAAAATGGAAACACCTTCTGCCAATTTAAAGTTAAATTTCGATAAAATGTTGGCGCTAGAAATAGCGAAAAATCAACCTAAAGTAGTACAGTTAAAACCAAAACCAGATTGGAAATCTTATTTAAGAGTTGCTGCTAGTGTTTTAATTGTAATCAGTGCTTTTTTGTTAGGAAAATATCAATCAAAGAATAAATCATCCGTGGAAAAAAACACAGCACAAGTGTTAACTTTATTAGAAGACAATTCTGCAAGTAAACGAATTTTAGCCGTAAACAATGCAGAAGAATTTACAAGTAAAAACACAAAAATTATTAAAGCATTAATTAACAGATTGTTTTTTGATAAAAATACAAACGTACGTTTAGCTGCAGCAGAAGCGTTGTCTAAGTTTTCATCAGAAGAACTAGTAAGAGATGCGTTAATTAAAAGTTTGGAAACCGATAAAAACACATCTGTACAAATAGAAGTGATATCCATTTTATCTAAAATCCAAGAAAAAAGAGCCATAAAACCCATGGGAAAAATGCTCGAAAACGAGGAAACACCTCAATATGTAAAACAACAAATCAAGTTAAATTTATCAACATTTTTATAA
- a CDS encoding RNA polymerase sigma factor → MKQLTDEEIMLAIATGKLELLSILFDRYNVRIYNYFNKMICNKMVSEDLTQDVFIKVIKYRTSYKNGNFAAWLYTIARNIFSSHYQKTKKERSNIIDDDKLANNETLVSESNKEELEHLQKALLKLSNSDRELIVMHRFQEIKYEQIAQIIGSTENAVKVKVHRALKKLKEIYFQKKN, encoded by the coding sequence TTGAAACAATTAACTGACGAAGAAATTATGTTAGCAATTGCTACTGGAAAATTAGAATTGTTATCGATTCTTTTTGATAGGTACAATGTACGTATATATAATTATTTCAATAAAATGATTTGTAATAAGATGGTTAGTGAAGATTTAACTCAAGATGTTTTTATAAAAGTAATTAAGTACAGAACATCTTACAAAAACGGAAATTTTGCAGCTTGGTTATACACAATTGCGCGCAATATATTTTCTAGTCATTATCAAAAAACAAAAAAAGAACGTTCAAATATTATTGATGATGATAAGTTAGCTAACAATGAAACGTTAGTTTCTGAAAGCAACAAAGAAGAGTTAGAACATTTACAAAAAGCGTTGCTAAAATTATCGAATTCTGATAGAGAATTAATAGTTATGCATCGTTTTCAAGAAATAAAATACGAGCAAATTGCACAAATTATTGGCAGCACAGAAAATGCTGTAAAAGTAAAAGTGCATAGAGCTTTAAAAAAATTAAAAGAAATCTATTTTCAAAAAAAGAACTAA
- the mscL gene encoding large-conductance mechanosensitive channel protein MscL, translated as MLKEFKEFAMKGNLVDIAVGFVMGAAFKQVVTSFTGGIVSPLIGLIFKADFKELKYIAKEGVVDATGKVTGEVAILYGEFITNVIDFIIVAFVMFMMIKGINATKKKEEPAPEPAPAGPSQEDLLAEIRDLLAKQK; from the coding sequence ATGCTTAAAGAATTTAAAGAATTTGCAATGAAGGGAAACCTTGTTGATATTGCAGTTGGTTTTGTTATGGGTGCTGCTTTTAAACAAGTAGTTACTTCTTTTACAGGAGGTATTGTTTCTCCTTTAATTGGCTTAATATTTAAAGCCGATTTTAAAGAATTAAAATATATTGCTAAAGAAGGTGTTGTAGATGCAACTGGTAAAGTTACTGGAGAAGTAGCAATTTTATATGGTGAGTTTATTACCAATGTTATCGATTTTATAATAGTAGCTTTTGTAATGTTTATGATGATAAAAGGGATAAACGCAACTAAAAAGAAAGAAGAGCCAGCTCCAGAACCAGCTCCTGCAGGACCAAGTCAAGAAGATTTATTAGCTGAAATTAGAGATTTATTAGCGAAACAAAAATAA
- the alr gene encoding alanine racemase, whose translation MNNHVTVLEIDSNALLHNLNYFKQKIKPETKILAVVKAFGYGSDGVQVAQFLEDKVDYFAVAYTQEGVALRQSKIKTPILVLHPQIPNLQTIVDYRLEPNLYNFKIFNAFLTLADEMPLMNYPIHLKFNTGLNRLGFWHTDIPKILTDLNGFNHVKVQSIFSHLAASEDLEEKEFSINQLNNFAYIAQQFYKHLGYEPLLHILNTSGVVNYVKAQFDMVRVGIGLYGFGNDEKETAQLKNTHNLKSIISQIHLIQPGETVGYNRAFVAKSPTKSATIPVGHADGLSRKLGNKKGYVLINNQKAKIIGNVCMDMIMVDVTKIDCKEGDEVIIFNNQKMIQHIADVSETIVYETLTAISQRVKKVLN comes from the coding sequence ATGAATAATCACGTTACAGTTTTGGAAATTGATAGTAATGCTTTACTGCATAACTTGAACTATTTTAAACAAAAAATAAAGCCTGAAACCAAAATTCTAGCGGTTGTTAAAGCTTTTGGCTATGGTAGTGATGGTGTACAAGTTGCTCAATTTTTAGAAGATAAAGTAGATTATTTTGCTGTTGCTTACACACAAGAAGGTGTTGCTTTACGACAATCAAAAATTAAAACTCCAATTTTAGTTTTACATCCGCAAATACCTAATTTACAAACGATTGTAGATTATAGATTAGAGCCTAATTTATACAATTTTAAAATCTTTAATGCTTTTTTAACATTAGCAGACGAAATGCCTTTAATGAATTACCCAATTCATTTAAAATTTAATACAGGCTTAAACAGATTAGGTTTTTGGCACACAGATATTCCTAAAATCTTAACAGATTTAAACGGATTTAATCACGTAAAAGTACAATCTATTTTCTCTCACTTGGCTGCTAGTGAAGATTTAGAAGAAAAAGAATTCTCTATAAATCAGTTGAATAATTTTGCTTACATAGCTCAACAATTTTACAAACATTTAGGTTACGAACCTTTGTTGCATATCTTAAATACATCTGGAGTAGTAAATTATGTGAAAGCACAATTTGATATGGTTAGAGTTGGTATTGGTTTATATGGTTTTGGCAATGATGAAAAAGAAACTGCTCAATTAAAAAATACACATAATTTAAAATCTATTATTTCTCAAATTCATTTAATTCAGCCTGGTGAAACCGTGGGTTACAACAGAGCATTTGTAGCTAAAAGCCCAACCAAATCAGCAACAATACCAGTAGGCCATGCAGATGGTTTATCAAGAAAATTAGGTAATAAAAAAGGTTATGTATTAATCAATAATCAGAAAGCTAAAATTATTGGTAATGTTTGTATGGATATGATTATGGTTGATGTTACAAAAATTGACTGTAAAGAGGGTGATGAAGTTATCATTTTTAACAACCAAAAAATGATACAACATATAGCTGATGTTTCTGAAACAATTGTATATGAAACATTAACAGCGATTTCGCAACGTGTTAAAAAAGTGTTAAATTAA
- a CDS encoding thymidine kinase: protein MFLENTVNHTEQFGWIEVICGSMFSGKTEELIRRLKRAQFAKQKVEIFKPEVDTRYDDEEVVSHNDSRIRSTPVPVSSNIRLLANNVDVVGIDEAQFFDDEIVAVCNDLANRGIRVIVAGLDMDFKGNPFGPMPALMATAEYVTKVHAVCTHTGNLAHYSFRKAQNDKLVMLGETQEYEPLSRAAYYKAVKKKQEET, encoded by the coding sequence ATGTTTCTTGAAAATACAGTAAATCATACTGAACAATTTGGCTGGATAGAAGTAATTTGTGGTTCTATGTTTTCTGGCAAGACAGAAGAGTTAATCAGACGTTTAAAACGTGCCCAATTTGCTAAGCAAAAAGTAGAGATTTTTAAACCCGAAGTTGATACTAGATATGATGATGAGGAAGTAGTTTCTCATAACGATTCTAGAATAAGATCTACACCTGTACCCGTTTCATCGAACATAAGGCTTTTAGCAAACAATGTAGATGTTGTTGGTATTGATGAGGCTCAGTTTTTTGATGATGAAATAGTAGCTGTTTGTAACGATTTAGCAAACAGAGGTATACGTGTAATTGTTGCAGGTTTAGATATGGATTTTAAAGGAAATCCTTTTGGGCCAATGCCTGCATTAATGGCAACAGCAGAATATGTAACTAAAGTACACGCTGTTTGTACACATACAGGAAATTTAGCCCATTATAGCTTTAGAAAAGCGCAAAACGACAAATTAGTAATGCTTGGAGAAACTCAAGAATACGAACCTTTAAGTAGAGCTGCTTATTATAAAGCTGTTAAAAAGAAGCAAGAAGAAACTTAG
- a CDS encoding glycosyltransferase family 4 protein, whose protein sequence is MLSFFSDEFETYVYGSNISGNHLSTKKLKSILFSDAKAVVHCHRNNEIMRMLFYRFLGAKFTLVATRHAETKPSGLTLYLLKKADKIITLIKSMSENLGIKNTIVGHGVRVDDFKPDASKKLENIPQENIILNAGRVRKAKGQLVLLEAAKVLKNHKNWTLVIVGQVDKPEFKEELKQLAQQHKIENQVYFIDETRAIISYYQAAKIVVAPSFTEGFSLVTAEAMSCECSVIATKNVGVHSDLISNNKNGYLFEAGNSTELEKLLSKSIKGEIPHLGKEARQEILKNWSAQNEAEGLMEVYKS, encoded by the coding sequence GTGCTTTCTTTTTTTTCTGATGAATTTGAAACCTATGTTTATGGTTCAAATATTTCTGGAAATCATCTTTCAACAAAAAAACTGAAATCAATTTTATTTTCTGATGCAAAAGCAGTAGTGCATTGCCATAGAAACAATGAAATAATGCGAATGCTATTTTATCGTTTTTTAGGCGCAAAATTCACTTTAGTAGCAACAAGACATGCAGAAACTAAACCATCTGGTTTAACCTTGTACTTACTAAAAAAAGCAGATAAAATTATTACACTTATAAAAAGTATGAGCGAGAATTTAGGAATAAAAAACACCATAGTTGGTCATGGAGTTCGAGTTGATGATTTTAAACCAGATGCCAGTAAAAAGTTAGAAAACATTCCTCAAGAGAACATTATTCTAAACGCAGGTAGAGTCAGAAAAGCGAAAGGACAATTGGTCTTGTTAGAAGCAGCTAAAGTTTTAAAAAATCATAAAAATTGGACATTAGTTATTGTTGGACAAGTAGATAAACCTGAATTTAAAGAGGAATTAAAGCAATTAGCTCAACAACATAAAATCGAAAATCAAGTTTATTTTATTGATGAAACTAGAGCTATTATTTCTTATTATCAAGCAGCAAAAATAGTAGTAGCTCCAAGTTTTACAGAAGGTTTTTCTTTGGTAACAGCAGAGGCTATGAGTTGCGAATGTTCTGTAATTGCTACAAAAAATGTAGGTGTACATTCAGATTTAATCAGCAATAATAAAAACGGATATTTATTTGAAGCAGGCAATAGTACTGAACTAGAAAAGCTTTTATCAAAATCTATAAAAGGCGAAATTCCGCATTTAGGTAAAGAAGCTAGACAAGAAATTCTAAAAAATTGGAGTGCTCAAAATGAAGCAGAAGGTTTAATGGAGGTTTATAAATCTTAG
- a CDS encoding DUF4252 domain-containing protein has translation MKQITTILCALFMISAVAQETTFKNFYKKHKEQSAFSINLSASFAGSFLDEGDNDDLQKLLKKSGDFKLMIFNNEDASVSKDFKKYIRKNNLKTMARVKGDEGKAAFYILEKNDIVKEIVLQANSDNDKVILFGLKTNLTMDELAEIMSNSDIKFSSK, from the coding sequence ATGAAACAAATCACAACCATTTTATGCGCACTTTTTATGATAAGTGCTGTTGCACAAGAAACTACCTTTAAAAACTTTTACAAAAAGCACAAAGAACAATCTGCTTTTTCTATTAATTTATCAGCCTCTTTTGCAGGTTCTTTTTTAGATGAAGGAGATAATGACGATTTACAAAAACTACTAAAAAAATCGGGCGATTTTAAATTAATGATCTTTAATAACGAAGACGCATCAGTATCTAAAGACTTTAAAAAGTATATCAGAAAAAATAATTTAAAAACTATGGCACGTGTAAAAGGTGACGAAGGTAAAGCCGCTTTTTACATTTTAGAAAAAAATGATATTGTAAAAGAAATCGTTTTACAAGCCAATAGCGATAATGATAAAGTAATTTTATTTGGTTTAAAAACCAATTTAACCATGGATGAATTAGCAGAAATAATGTCTAATTCAGATATAAAATTTTCATCAAAATAA
- a CDS encoding arsenate reductase family protein, protein MKKVYFLQTCDTCRRILKEVNTDGFERQEIKANNISVEQLEEMYALSGSYEALFNKRAKLYKAMDLKNQELSEADYRQFLLDEYTFLKRPVFIVDDKIFIGNSKKVIESLKNIL, encoded by the coding sequence ATGAAGAAAGTCTATTTTTTACAAACTTGTGATACCTGTAGAAGAATTTTAAAAGAAGTAAATACGGATGGTTTTGAACGACAAGAAATAAAAGCAAATAACATTTCTGTTGAACAATTGGAAGAAATGTACGCGCTTTCTGGCAGTTACGAGGCTTTATTTAACAAGCGTGCAAAGTTGTATAAAGCTATGGATTTAAAAAACCAGGAATTGTCTGAAGCTGATTACAGACAATTTTTGTTAGATGAATATACGTTTTTAAAACGCCCAGTTTTTATTGTTGATGATAAAATATTTATTGGAAACAGTAAAAAGGTAATTGAAAGTTTAAAGAATATTCTTTAA
- a CDS encoding DinB family protein yields MNIQFDVLRKSRELVLKELEGLTLDQIHKIPEGFKNNIAWNVAHLVVTQQLLHYKLSGLNPLCPDDLIEAHRKGTSPTKIFTEEEFEEVKDLLMALPDTLQEDFEAGIFENYTEYPTSTGYVLSSIENAISFNNFHEGIHYGIIRSIKKFL; encoded by the coding sequence ATGAATATACAATTTGATGTTTTAAGAAAATCGAGAGAACTCGTTTTAAAAGAATTAGAAGGTTTAACCTTAGATCAAATTCACAAAATTCCAGAAGGTTTTAAAAACAATATTGCTTGGAATGTGGCTCACTTAGTAGTTACTCAACAATTGTTGCATTATAAATTATCAGGTTTAAATCCTTTGTGTCCAGACGATTTAATAGAAGCGCATAGAAAAGGAACCTCGCCAACAAAAATATTTACAGAAGAAGAATTCGAAGAAGTAAAAGATTTGCTAATGGCCTTGCCAGATACGTTACAAGAAGATTTCGAAGCAGGTATTTTTGAGAATTATACTGAATATCCTACAAGTACTGGCTATGTTTTATCAAGTATAGAAAATGCAATTTCATTCAATAATTTTCACGAGGGTATTCATTACGGAATTATAAGATCTATTAAGAAATTCTTATAA
- a CDS encoding cystathionine gamma-synthase — protein MKFNTKTIHGGQKHEEATGAVMPPIFQTSTFAQSSPGEHKGYGYARGSNPTRTALENSFAAIENGTNGFAFASGMAAIDCVLRLLKPGDEVVAGDDLYGGTYRMFTQLFHKYGLEFSFVDMNAVENVTNAITQKTKLVWIETPTNPLMKIADIAAITSAIKDINSAILVAVDNTFATPYLQQPLTLGADIVMHSATKYLGGHSDLVMGALMVKDAKLAEEIHFIQFAAGAIAGPMDSFLALRGVKTLHIRMQRHCENGRAVAEFLHNHLKVGEVYYPGLENHPNYEIAKKQMKDFGGMVSFKLKDESKAAAFKFLENTKIFTLAESLGGVESLVNHPVTMSHASIPEEERLKVGVTDAVIRLSVGIEDIEDLLADLEQALNL, from the coding sequence ATGAAGTTTAATACAAAAACAATTCACGGAGGTCAGAAACACGAAGAAGCAACTGGAGCAGTAATGCCACCAATTTTTCAAACATCAACTTTTGCTCAATCTAGTCCTGGAGAGCATAAAGGTTATGGTTATGCAAGAGGTTCTAACCCAACAAGAACTGCATTAGAAAATAGTTTTGCAGCTATAGAAAATGGTACAAATGGTTTTGCATTTGCATCTGGAATGGCTGCCATAGATTGTGTTTTAAGATTATTAAAACCAGGAGATGAGGTTGTTGCAGGAGACGATTTATATGGAGGTACATATAGAATGTTTACCCAATTATTTCATAAATATGGTTTAGAGTTTTCTTTTGTAGATATGAATGCTGTTGAAAACGTAACGAATGCAATTACTCAAAAAACAAAATTAGTTTGGATAGAAACACCAACAAACCCGTTAATGAAAATTGCAGATATTGCAGCAATAACATCAGCAATAAAAGATATAAACTCAGCTATTTTAGTTGCTGTAGATAATACATTTGCAACACCATATTTACAACAACCATTAACTTTAGGCGCAGACATTGTAATGCATTCTGCTACAAAATATTTAGGAGGTCACTCAGATTTAGTTATGGGAGCTTTAATGGTTAAAGACGCAAAATTAGCAGAAGAAATCCATTTTATACAATTTGCAGCAGGAGCAATTGCTGGTCCTATGGATTCTTTTTTAGCTTTAAGAGGTGTAAAAACCTTGCATATTAGAATGCAAAGACATTGCGAAAATGGTAGAGCAGTAGCTGAATTTTTACATAATCATTTAAAAGTTGGTGAGGTTTATTATCCTGGTTTAGAAAATCATCCAAATTATGAAATTGCAAAAAAGCAAATGAAAGATTTTGGAGGTATGGTTTCTTTTAAATTGAAAGACGAAAGTAAAGCAGCTGCTTTTAAATTTTTAGAAAACACTAAAATATTTACTTTGGCAGAATCTTTAGGTGGAGTAGAAAGTTTAGTAAATCATCCAGTAACAATGTCTCACGCTTCAATCCCTGAAGAAGAAAGATTAAAAGTAGGTGTTACAGATGCTGTAATTCGTTTAAGTGTAGGTATTGAAGATATAGAAGATCTACTTGCAGATTTAGAACAAGCTTTAAACTTATAA
- a CDS encoding PLDc N-terminal domain-containing protein, producing the protein MKTPLIIALIVLSLTLWFKAISDISRTRFTSDKNKKVWFFIIFFIPVFGASTYFLMKKKYIKKRPKY; encoded by the coding sequence ATGAAAACACCTTTAATTATTGCTCTTATAGTTTTGAGCCTAACATTATGGTTTAAAGCTATATCAGATATTTCTAGAACAAGATTTACGAGTGATAAAAACAAAAAAGTATGGTTTTTTATCATTTTTTTTATTCCGGTTTTCGGAGCTTCTACCTATTTTTTGATGAAAAAAAAGTACATAAAAAAAAGACCTAAATATTAA
- a CDS encoding Ig-like domain-containing protein yields MKTFYKFLFLTSIFIFATSCARTGRPEGGPKDEDAPLFITANPPYESTNFDKKEITIKFDEYVKLKNLNDQLVVSPPMKSPPLISPQGSASKEIKIEILDTLKQNTTYIFNFGNAVEDNNEANPLENFKYVFSTGSYIDSLTTSGFIKDSKLKETPKSVNVLLYKIDTAFNDSIVYKKKPNYITSTLDTTNFKFTNLRDGKYLMVALKEEINDYIFNPATDKIGFYADTLHLPKDSIITKPIILFQEDLPYEFKRGKEVTKGKIEFGFVGDAKDMKVNLLSKVPDTFKSVSKFRIDKDTLNYWFTPIDVDSLNFTISNNEFLDTLTVKLRKKKLDSLEITTTVRNTLHFRDTFFITSNNPIVKIDTAKISLFDKDTIAVNYKTLPSKKENKIAFLFDKKPEDKYNFKALPDAFNDVFGIKNDTLNYNFSTKEIEDYGRITINVNNVNNKNLIIEILSGSKQENLIERKLISTSTSVVFDLLEPGKYTVRAIVDENKNNKWDTGSYLRKRLAEEIIYHPEINNADLRANFFLVENFTIE; encoded by the coding sequence GTGAAGACTTTTTACAAATTCCTTTTTTTAACATCAATTTTTATTTTTGCGACAAGCTGTGCTAGAACTGGAAGACCAGAAGGTGGTCCTAAAGATGAAGATGCTCCTTTGTTTATAACTGCAAATCCGCCTTACGAAAGCACTAATTTTGATAAAAAAGAAATTACGATTAAGTTTGATGAGTATGTAAAATTAAAGAATTTAAACGATCAGTTGGTGGTTTCTCCGCCAATGAAAAGTCCGCCATTGATTTCTCCTCAAGGCTCTGCAAGTAAAGAAATTAAGATCGAAATTTTAGACACATTAAAACAAAACACTACTTATATTTTTAATTTTGGTAATGCAGTAGAAGATAATAATGAAGCCAACCCTTTAGAAAATTTTAAATACGTTTTTTCTACTGGTAGTTATATAGATTCTTTAACAACTTCTGGTTTTATTAAAGATTCAAAATTAAAAGAAACACCTAAAAGTGTAAATGTTTTATTATATAAAATAGACACTGCTTTTAATGATTCTATTGTTTACAAAAAGAAACCAAATTACATTACGAGCACTTTAGATACCACTAATTTTAAATTCACTAATTTAAGAGATGGTAAATATTTAATGGTTGCTTTAAAAGAAGAGATTAACGACTATATTTTTAATCCGGCTACAGATAAAATTGGTTTTTATGCAGATACACTTCATTTACCAAAAGATAGTATTATAACTAAACCTATTATTTTATTTCAAGAAGATTTACCTTACGAATTTAAAAGAGGTAAAGAAGTTACCAAAGGTAAAATTGAGTTTGGTTTTGTGGGTGATGCAAAAGATATGAAAGTAAATTTACTCTCTAAAGTACCAGATACTTTTAAAAGTGTTTCTAAATTTAGAATTGATAAAGACACACTAAATTATTGGTTTACTCCTATTGATGTAGATTCTTTAAATTTTACCATTTCTAATAATGAGTTTTTAGATACTTTAACTGTAAAGCTAAGAAAGAAAAAATTAGATTCTTTAGAAATAACTACCACAGTTAGAAATACACTACATTTTAGAGACACCTTTTTTATAACTAGTAACAATCCTATTGTTAAAATAGATACTGCCAAAATTAGCCTTTTTGATAAAGATACAATTGCTGTAAATTATAAAACACTACCTTCTAAAAAAGAGAATAAAATTGCTTTTCTTTTTGATAAAAAACCTGAAGACAAATACAATTTTAAAGCATTACCAGATGCTTTTAACGATGTTTTTGGGATAAAAAACGACACATTAAATTATAACTTTTCTACTAAAGAAATTGAAGATTATGGTAGAATAACAATAAATGTAAATAACGTAAATAACAAAAACTTAATCATAGAAATTCTTTCTGGTTCTAAACAAGAAAACTTAATTGAGCGCAAGCTTATAAGTACTTCTACAAGTGTTGTTTTCGATTTATTAGAACCTGGTAAATATACGGTTAGAGCTATTGTTGATGAAAACAAAAACAACAAATGGGATACAGGTAGTTATCTTAGAAAACGATTAGCAGAAGAAATCATATATCATCCTGAAATAAATAATGCAGACTTAAGGGCCAATTTTTTCTTGGTTGAAAATTTCACAATTGAGTAA
- a CDS encoding ComF family protein, with amino-acid sequence MRLLKDLFYIFYPKLCVVCDENLIENENVLCTLCRHDLSLTNFNSYQNNKITQAFYGSIIIEKAYALLYYRKEGSTLNLIHDLKYKGNEEIGVFFGNWLGEMLKENNEFKNVDCIIPVPLHPKKLRERGYNQVTKFGERLSFYLNVPLIENELIRISSTKTQTFKSRFERFINLDTKFSLKNPSKFNNKHILLIDDVITTGATLKACAKEFQKSKNCRISILTMAYTE; translated from the coding sequence ATGAGACTTTTAAAAGACTTATTCTATATTTTTTATCCAAAATTATGTGTTGTTTGTGATGAAAACCTGATAGAAAATGAAAATGTATTGTGCACACTTTGCAGACACGATTTATCTCTTACAAATTTTAATAGCTATCAAAACAATAAAATTACACAAGCTTTTTATGGTTCTATTATTATTGAAAAGGCTTATGCTTTGTTATATTATAGAAAAGAAGGCAGTACATTAAATTTAATACATGATCTAAAATACAAAGGCAATGAAGAAATTGGCGTTTTCTTTGGCAATTGGTTGGGCGAAATGCTGAAAGAGAATAATGAATTTAAAAATGTAGATTGTATAATACCTGTACCTTTACATCCGAAGAAATTAAGAGAAAGAGGTTATAATCAAGTAACTAAATTCGGAGAAAGATTGAGTTTTTATCTAAATGTTCCGTTAATAGAAAATGAATTGATCAGAATTTCATCTACCAAAACACAAACCTTTAAGTCTCGTTTTGAACGTTTTATAAATTTAGACACTAAGTTTTCTTTAAAGAATCCTTCTAAATTCAACAACAAACATATTTTATTAATAGATGATGTAATTACAACAGGTGCAACCTTAAAAGCTTGTGCTAAAGAATTTCAGAAATCAAAAAATTGTAGAATAAGCATTTTAACAATGGCATATACAGAATAA